A single window of Archangium gephyra DNA harbors:
- a CDS encoding AAA family ATPase has product MDDWRIFRGQEKPHDRIDDLPDPPSWRDYSQKARRGERYRPSEEEIKMVNAALYLRRPLLITGKPGTGKSSLAHAVARELKLGPVLVWPINTRSTLQEGLYRYDAVGRLQAASLAQKQTGTPKPTQSRSTKAQTPDIGQFLRLGPLGTALLPGKRPRVLLIDEIDKSDIDLPNDLLHVFEEGEFEIPELVRLGQEAKGVKVRPADEGEPVSIPGGRVRSTAFPIVFLTSNGEREFPPAFLRRCLQLRINAPDEQRLMAIVKAHLGEEVLAEAAPLITRFLNAPKSEVLATDQLLNAVYMVTRLKEKGGDQKNVIDSLLKNLRSAS; this is encoded by the coding sequence ATGGACGACTGGCGAATCTTCAGAGGGCAGGAGAAGCCGCACGACCGTATCGACGATCTCCCCGACCCACCGAGCTGGAGGGACTACAGCCAGAAGGCCCGCCGGGGCGAGCGGTACCGGCCGAGCGAGGAGGAGATCAAGATGGTCAACGCGGCGCTCTACCTCCGGCGCCCGCTGCTCATCACCGGCAAGCCCGGAACGGGCAAGTCCTCGCTCGCGCACGCCGTGGCCCGCGAGCTGAAACTGGGGCCCGTGCTGGTGTGGCCCATCAACACGCGCTCCACGCTTCAGGAGGGCCTCTACCGTTACGACGCGGTGGGGCGGCTCCAGGCGGCCTCCCTGGCCCAGAAGCAGACGGGGACACCCAAACCCACCCAGAGCCGGAGCACGAAAGCCCAGACGCCCGACATCGGGCAGTTCCTGCGGCTCGGGCCCCTGGGAACGGCCCTGCTGCCAGGCAAGCGGCCGCGCGTGCTGCTCATCGATGAGATCGACAAGAGCGACATCGATCTGCCCAATGATCTGCTGCACGTCTTCGAGGAGGGGGAGTTCGAAATCCCGGAGCTGGTCCGTCTGGGGCAGGAGGCCAAGGGGGTGAAGGTGCGGCCAGCCGACGAGGGGGAGCCGGTCTCCATCCCGGGGGGTAGGGTCCGCAGCACGGCCTTCCCCATCGTGTTCCTCACGAGCAACGGCGAGCGGGAGTTCCCACCCGCCTTCCTGCGCCGCTGCCTCCAGCTGAGGATCAACGCACCGGACGAGCAACGGCTCATGGCCATCGTCAAGGCGCATCTGGGAGAGGAGGTGCTCGCGGAGGCCGCGCCCCTCATCACCCGGTTCCTCAATGCACCCAAGAGCGAGGTGCTCGCCACGGATCAGCTCCTCAATGCCGTCTATATGGTGACCCGCTTGAAGGAGAAGGGGGGCGACCAGAAGAACGTCATTGACTCCCTGCTCAAGAACCTCCGCAGCGCGTCATGA
- a CDS encoding alkaline phosphatase PhoX — MSFNYSSRGHRTGRLMWAALTTLALSACTGESGAPGDTGPKGDTGAPGPQGPAGRGKSLSFTPVNAARTEAEKRSVYASPLAKVNGREVSLQYETVLRSGQPLGEHVYGRMIQKNGSPVRNTDGSDFISPTNDFSALIKAGNKLFELTQFEITPAAMYLTELRQAPDGKLTPLSTRPIDFSGVEGYWVPCAGSVSPWNTNLSSEEYPEDARVFEGVASVGALTLKERSMLRYWGLDPATATLEEAKAVYSPYRYGYVVEVAVDGSGATSVTKHYAAGRRALELAYVMPDQKTVYLSDDGSNDGFYMFVAARPGDLSEGQLYAARWFQTTPSGAASGRADIYWLPLGPSATDAQVKALIDGGIQFSHIFETEPQNGDGTCPRAGEGFRAINTETGRECLRLKPGQELAASRLESRRYAAYVGGTTEFRKTEGITYNVAAHRLYVAFSELNHGMVHDPTGKDLGGGNHVQVARNDCGAVYEMVVSPNVELGSDYVVESAAPLVEGVWLKAPGASLYPSNSPFYDPTFTTVDSAGVSKPAIANVCSVNGIANPDNLSFINGYDTLLIGEDTVDGHQNDMVWAYNVVTRELTRIFSAPYGSETTGVYFYPDINGFAYIKAQVQHPYGESDVEKLEGEVSRAQGYTGYIGPFPAMN; from the coding sequence ATGAGCTTCAATTATTCGAGCCGGGGGCACCGGACGGGCCGCCTGATGTGGGCGGCATTGACCACGCTCGCTCTCTCGGCTTGCACGGGCGAGTCAGGAGCACCGGGCGACACGGGTCCCAAGGGGGACACCGGCGCTCCGGGGCCCCAGGGCCCTGCGGGCAGGGGCAAGTCGCTCAGCTTCACGCCCGTCAACGCCGCGCGCACCGAGGCGGAGAAGCGGTCCGTCTACGCCAGCCCCCTGGCGAAGGTGAACGGGCGGGAGGTCTCCCTCCAGTACGAGACCGTGCTGCGCTCCGGCCAGCCCCTGGGCGAGCACGTCTACGGGCGCATGATCCAGAAGAACGGCAGCCCGGTGAGGAACACGGACGGCTCGGACTTCATCTCGCCGACCAATGACTTCTCGGCGCTCATCAAGGCGGGCAACAAGCTCTTCGAGCTCACCCAGTTCGAGATCACCCCCGCGGCGATGTACCTCACCGAGCTGCGCCAGGCGCCCGACGGCAAGCTCACGCCCCTGAGCACCCGGCCCATCGACTTCTCGGGCGTGGAGGGCTACTGGGTTCCCTGCGCGGGCAGCGTGTCCCCCTGGAACACGAACCTGAGCAGCGAGGAGTACCCGGAGGATGCTCGCGTGTTCGAGGGGGTGGCCTCGGTGGGCGCGCTCACCCTGAAGGAGCGCTCGATGCTCCGCTACTGGGGGTTGGATCCGGCCACCGCCACCCTCGAGGAGGCCAAGGCCGTCTACTCCCCGTACCGCTACGGCTACGTGGTCGAGGTAGCGGTCGACGGCTCGGGTGCCACCTCGGTCACCAAGCACTACGCGGCGGGCAGGCGAGCGCTCGAGCTCGCCTATGTGATGCCGGACCAGAAGACCGTCTATTTGAGTGACGATGGCAGCAACGACGGCTTCTACATGTTCGTGGCGGCGCGGCCGGGGGACCTGTCCGAGGGCCAGCTCTACGCGGCGCGGTGGTTCCAGACCACGCCGTCGGGCGCGGCCTCGGGCCGGGCGGACATCTACTGGCTGCCCCTGGGCCCGAGCGCGACGGATGCGCAGGTGAAGGCGCTGATCGACGGCGGCATCCAGTTCTCGCACATCTTCGAGACCGAGCCCCAGAATGGCGATGGCACCTGCCCGCGAGCGGGCGAAGGGTTCCGCGCCATCAACACGGAGACGGGCCGCGAGTGCCTGCGGCTCAAGCCCGGCCAGGAGCTGGCGGCCTCGCGCCTGGAGAGCCGCCGGTACGCGGCCTACGTGGGCGGCACCACCGAGTTCCGCAAGACCGAGGGCATCACGTACAACGTCGCCGCCCACCGGCTCTACGTGGCCTTCAGCGAGCTGAACCACGGCATGGTCCATGACCCCACGGGCAAGGATCTGGGCGGAGGCAATCACGTCCAGGTCGCGCGCAACGACTGTGGCGCGGTCTACGAGATGGTCGTCTCGCCCAACGTGGAGCTTGGCAGTGACTATGTCGTCGAGTCCGCCGCGCCGTTGGTCGAGGGCGTGTGGCTGAAGGCGCCCGGCGCCAGCCTCTATCCGAGCAACAGCCCCTTCTACGACCCGACCTTCACGACCGTGGACAGCGCCGGGGTCTCCAAGCCAGCGATCGCGAACGTCTGCAGCGTGAATGGCATCGCCAATCCCGACAACCTGTCCTTCATCAACGGGTATGACACGCTGCTCATCGGAGAGGACACCGTGGACGGCCACCAGAACGACATGGTGTGGGCCTACAACGTCGTCACCCGCGAGCTGACCCGCATCTTCTCCGCGCCCTACGGCTCGGAGACGACGGGCGTCTACTTCTACCCGGACATCAACGGCTTCGCCTACATCAAGGCCCAGGTGCAGCACCCCTACGGTGAGTCCGACGTGGAGAAGCTGGAGGGCGAGGTCAGCAGGGCGCAGGGGTACACCGGTTACATCGGCCCGTTCCCGGCGATGAACTGA
- a CDS encoding cytochrome P450 produces MTAIPMEVADPFGLLHPERRKDPYSGYARMLREAPVHFCEPWGAWLVSRYADVNAGFRDLRLLSARTGQFSAGMSEEVRKMMEPLARNLSSWTLFLDAPSHTRLRGLISKAFTPRMMEALRPRIQALVGELLDAARGKERMEIISELANPLPVIVIGELLGLPREDRYRLKRWSDQLAGLIGTGRPTQEQVTAGLNAILEFEAYFRTLIAQRRTAPTNDLLSALVHAEEKGNLLSEQELLSTCTMLLFGGHETTTNLIGNGLLALLRHPEQWELLCASPELLPDAVEEFLRYDPPVQFTNREAAVDMEIGGQAIRKGERVMLMMAAANRDPAHFKDPDRLDVRREELRHMTLGMGPHYCLGAALGRIEAQETFAALMRRFPRLKLEPGATLDWVDSAGFRGLLSLPVVLGAEAR; encoded by the coding sequence ATGACGGCCATCCCCATGGAAGTTGCCGACCCCTTTGGACTGCTGCACCCCGAGCGGAGGAAGGACCCCTATTCCGGCTACGCGCGGATGCTCCGGGAGGCACCCGTCCACTTCTGCGAGCCGTGGGGGGCCTGGCTGGTCTCGCGCTACGCGGACGTGAACGCGGGCTTCCGCGATCTGCGCCTGTTGTCGGCTCGGACGGGCCAGTTCTCCGCGGGGATGTCCGAGGAGGTCCGCAAGATGATGGAGCCGCTGGCTCGCAACCTGTCCTCCTGGACGCTCTTCCTCGATGCGCCCAGCCACACGCGCCTGCGCGGGCTCATCAGCAAGGCCTTCACGCCGCGCATGATGGAGGCGTTGCGTCCGCGCATCCAGGCGCTCGTGGGGGAGCTGCTGGACGCGGCGCGGGGCAAGGAGCGGATGGAGATCATCAGCGAGCTGGCCAACCCGCTGCCCGTCATCGTCATTGGCGAGCTGTTGGGGCTGCCCCGGGAGGATCGCTACCGGCTCAAGCGGTGGTCGGATCAACTGGCGGGCCTCATCGGCACGGGCCGTCCCACGCAGGAGCAGGTGACGGCGGGCCTGAACGCCATCCTCGAGTTCGAGGCCTACTTCCGGACGCTCATCGCCCAGCGGCGCACCGCGCCGACGAACGATCTGCTGAGCGCGCTGGTGCACGCGGAGGAGAAGGGCAATCTGCTGAGCGAGCAGGAGCTGCTGTCCACCTGCACCATGCTGCTGTTCGGCGGCCATGAGACGACCACGAACCTGATTGGCAACGGGCTGCTGGCGTTGCTGCGCCACCCGGAGCAGTGGGAGCTGTTGTGCGCCTCTCCGGAGCTGCTGCCCGACGCGGTGGAGGAGTTCCTCCGCTACGATCCGCCGGTGCAGTTCACGAACCGGGAGGCCGCGGTGGACATGGAGATTGGCGGCCAGGCCATCCGCAAGGGAGAGCGGGTGATGCTGATGATGGCGGCGGCGAACCGGGACCCCGCGCACTTCAAGGATCCGGACCGGCTGGACGTGCGGCGCGAGGAGCTGCGCCACATGACGCTGGGCATGGGCCCGCACTACTGCCTGGGCGCGGCGCTGGGGCGGATCGAGGCGCAGGAGACCTTCGCCGCGCTGATGCGCCGCTTCCCGCGCCTGAAGCTGGAGCCCGGGGCCACGCTGGACTGGGTGGACAGCGCGGGCTTCCGCGGGCTCCTGTCTCTGCCGGTCGTCCTGGGAGCGGAGGCCCGATAG
- a CDS encoding SAV_2336 N-terminal domain-related protein gives MIDRLIRALEATRLDLTVEELADALWLARFLPEQAPAPTPASEASASGEEPAPRTEPAAPRTSAPEATGDAPAPMPPPAPLVLPGEQRASLQGVPLRVPAAPALPDPLGLGRALRPLHRRVHSRRAQVIDETASAEQIAETRVWLPVLRPEQVRWLDLALVVDTGTSMALWRQTVAELRDLLQFHGAFRNVRVWRLPTDSSEGELRLLAGLGTGEEPLVESVPDELIDPEGRRLVMVVSDCVSRRWHTGEVPKLLELWGRAGPVVVVQVLPEQYWGRTALRNGPDVLLRAPFRGAPNARLLEEEDSGSVQEAGEAAPVVPVVTLEQASLAAWANLVAGGSATVQGFELRPAQALSPVSAGPDSSPSAQERIERFLSTASLPARKLAGLLAAVPVSLSVMNLIRETLVPEARQEHLAEVFLGGLLREPPGQAASTDPEEKLYDFWPGVRERLLDSLPAGSARNVLLRVSDFIVDRLGQARDFRAFLVDSTKDVTPFVEQHRAFATIAAHVLQRLGGAYADLAQRLTTTLQALPAEEEKAETPQEPVAAPHPEDWAIVMGVDHYQALARLWTTESEADTFATWLVSQEGGGLPESQVLQLRSPTAAELEEQFRQMIQKLSGLRDDAPVGRRLYLFLSGHGAEPPGQGPVLFLADFSMGRAVHVDGPQWARWFLRSGLFQEVVLLMDCSRTRETELPEADRFPKLEDLLAPLPPSAGSFFFGFSTSPGEHAYAEAGQPPGLFMAALLEGLSGRAADNQGDITASSLQRFVTLRMAEHPSEEPQVPEFKWGHEPGKDFLLFRLTPPPSRVRIHFHRIYYGLTAKISGEGQILEIKASQSSKPFELRRGNYKIELPQIARSWPLEVSGPEASISIDWAPSGLWVLVAGSAESLHEQRPLAWICDALGETLARAGHGLFVGDQLGVDERILSSFAKTLMHTGLRYPEPLFQVTPVSSKTQSKYNKALQRADAVVLIGGSGSTYALFERARAAKKLVLPLRGTGGISDSIYKQVRSNALNSGQERIRRMLEALDEGIDSPAKAVTLARQVAESLQTLMNQTQFPSDADAASELNRRGNALLSQNRYVEAEQAFHEALAIEKSGHANRTAALSGLGNVLSIQKRYAEAERAFREALFIQQQIYGTLEHTNAVASLISLGNVLLSQEQYAEAERTFRDALAIQERLYRTRVNADMAISLHDLGLVLVLQDRYKGAERAFNEALAIQERVYGTREHANVAVSLHGLGIVLAFQGRAPLAERVFNEALAIQERVYGTREHAHVAASLSSLGNVLSSQDRYKEAEQAFREALAIQERVYGTRKHAHVAISLSGLGNVLSSRSRYEEAEHMFREALAIQEHVYGSRTHSNVAISLHGLGLVLASQDRYAEAEQAFREALAIQERVYGTHERANVAASLHRLSDVLFSQQKNAEATQLLRESNAIEKRIFGVRGGAHPHRILQSFAQLRPLESR, from the coding sequence ATGATCGACCGGCTCATACGCGCGCTCGAGGCCACGCGCCTCGACCTCACCGTGGAGGAGCTCGCGGATGCCCTCTGGCTGGCGCGCTTCCTGCCCGAGCAGGCTCCAGCCCCCACGCCCGCCTCGGAGGCGTCTGCCTCCGGTGAGGAGCCGGCACCCAGGACGGAGCCCGCGGCACCACGGACCTCCGCGCCAGAAGCCACGGGGGACGCACCCGCGCCCATGCCGCCACCAGCACCCCTGGTGCTCCCGGGTGAGCAGCGAGCCTCCCTGCAGGGCGTGCCCCTTCGAGTCCCGGCGGCCCCCGCGCTACCGGACCCGCTGGGGCTCGGCCGCGCGCTGCGTCCGCTCCACAGGCGCGTCCACTCCCGGCGGGCACAGGTCATCGACGAGACGGCCTCGGCGGAACAGATCGCGGAAACGCGCGTGTGGCTGCCGGTGCTGCGTCCCGAGCAGGTGCGGTGGCTCGACCTGGCCCTCGTAGTCGACACCGGCACGTCCATGGCGCTCTGGCGCCAGACGGTGGCCGAGCTGAGGGACCTCCTGCAGTTCCACGGTGCCTTCCGGAACGTGCGGGTGTGGCGTCTCCCCACGGATTCGAGCGAGGGCGAGCTGCGCCTGCTCGCGGGGCTCGGCACGGGAGAAGAACCGCTCGTCGAGAGCGTGCCGGACGAGCTGATCGATCCGGAGGGCCGGCGTCTGGTGATGGTGGTGTCCGACTGCGTCTCCCGGCGATGGCACACCGGTGAGGTCCCCAAGTTGCTCGAGCTGTGGGGACGCGCGGGGCCGGTCGTCGTGGTGCAGGTTCTGCCCGAGCAATACTGGGGACGTACGGCCCTGCGCAATGGACCCGATGTGCTCCTCCGGGCGCCGTTTCGCGGCGCACCCAATGCACGACTGCTGGAGGAGGAGGACAGCGGGAGTGTCCAGGAAGCAGGCGAGGCGGCGCCCGTCGTGCCCGTGGTGACGCTGGAGCAGGCATCCCTGGCGGCGTGGGCGAATCTGGTGGCCGGTGGCAGTGCCACCGTTCAGGGCTTCGAGCTCCGGCCGGCGCAGGCCCTCTCCCCCGTAAGCGCGGGGCCTGATTCTTCGCCTTCCGCACAGGAACGTATCGAGCGATTCCTCTCCACGGCCTCGCTCCCCGCTCGGAAGCTGGCGGGGCTGCTGGCGGCCGTCCCCGTCAGCCTGTCGGTGATGAACCTCATCCGGGAGACCCTGGTACCGGAGGCGAGGCAGGAGCATCTCGCCGAGGTGTTCCTCGGGGGCCTGCTCCGGGAGCCTCCGGGACAGGCGGCTTCGACCGACCCGGAGGAGAAGCTCTATGACTTCTGGCCGGGCGTGCGGGAGCGGCTCCTCGACTCGCTCCCGGCAGGCAGCGCCCGAAACGTTCTGCTGCGTGTCTCGGATTTCATCGTGGACCGGCTCGGCCAGGCCCGGGACTTCCGCGCGTTCCTCGTCGACTCGACGAAGGATGTCACCCCCTTCGTGGAGCAGCACCGCGCCTTCGCGACCATCGCCGCGCACGTGCTCCAACGCCTGGGAGGCGCATACGCCGACCTCGCCCAGCGCCTCACCACCACGCTCCAGGCCCTTCCCGCCGAGGAAGAGAAAGCGGAGACCCCGCAGGAGCCCGTGGCCGCACCCCACCCCGAGGACTGGGCGATCGTCATGGGGGTTGACCACTATCAAGCGCTCGCACGTCTGTGGACTACGGAAAGCGAAGCAGACACCTTCGCCACCTGGCTCGTCTCGCAGGAAGGAGGAGGGCTCCCCGAGTCCCAGGTGTTGCAACTGCGCTCGCCAACAGCAGCGGAACTCGAAGAACAGTTCCGCCAGATGATCCAGAAGCTCTCGGGGCTTCGAGACGATGCCCCTGTGGGAAGGCGCCTCTACCTCTTCTTGTCCGGGCATGGAGCGGAACCGCCAGGGCAAGGGCCGGTGCTGTTCCTCGCGGACTTCAGTATGGGGCGAGCCGTTCATGTCGATGGGCCCCAATGGGCGAGATGGTTCCTCCGCTCGGGCCTGTTCCAGGAAGTCGTCCTCCTGATGGACTGCTCACGAACAAGAGAAACCGAACTGCCCGAGGCAGATCGGTTTCCCAAGCTCGAGGACCTGCTCGCCCCCCTTCCGCCTTCTGCTGGCAGCTTCTTCTTTGGTTTCTCCACGTCACCAGGCGAGCACGCCTACGCAGAAGCAGGTCAACCCCCGGGCCTCTTCATGGCGGCCCTCCTTGAGGGTCTGTCCGGGCGCGCCGCGGACAACCAGGGCGACATCACGGCTTCCTCCTTGCAGCGATTCGTGACGCTCCGAATGGCGGAGCACCCGTCCGAGGAGCCCCAGGTACCAGAGTTCAAGTGGGGTCATGAACCCGGCAAGGACTTCCTCCTCTTCCGGCTCACGCCGCCCCCCTCGCGTGTACGGATTCACTTCCACCGTATCTATTACGGACTGACGGCGAAGATATCCGGTGAGGGCCAGATCCTGGAGATCAAGGCCAGCCAAAGCTCAAAGCCTTTCGAGTTACGGCGTGGCAACTACAAGATCGAGCTTCCGCAGATCGCTCGAAGCTGGCCGCTGGAGGTATCCGGACCGGAGGCGTCAATCTCGATCGACTGGGCCCCCTCGGGTCTCTGGGTGCTTGTCGCGGGCAGCGCGGAATCTTTGCACGAACAACGGCCGCTTGCGTGGATTTGTGATGCTCTTGGAGAGACGCTGGCCCGGGCTGGTCATGGGTTGTTCGTTGGGGATCAACTCGGTGTGGATGAACGAATCCTGAGTTCTTTCGCAAAGACGCTCATGCACACAGGGCTCAGATACCCTGAACCCCTTTTCCAGGTAACGCCGGTTTCCAGCAAAACCCAAAGCAAATACAACAAGGCACTTCAACGGGCGGACGCCGTCGTACTCATAGGAGGAAGCGGAAGCACCTACGCGCTCTTCGAGCGCGCGCGTGCAGCAAAGAAACTCGTGCTTCCCCTGAGAGGAACGGGAGGCATTTCCGACAGCATATACAAACAGGTCCGTTCGAATGCGCTCAACTCGGGGCAGGAGCGGATTCGCCGGATGCTCGAGGCGCTGGATGAAGGCATTGACTCGCCTGCAAAGGCCGTGACCCTGGCACGGCAAGTGGCTGAATCCCTCCAGACGCTCATGAATCAGACGCAGTTCCCAAGCGACGCGGACGCTGCCTCGGAGCTGAATCGCAGGGGCAACGCGTTGTTGAGCCAAAACAGATACGTGGAGGCAGAGCAGGCCTTCCACGAGGCCCTCGCCATCGAAAAGAGCGGGCACGCCAACCGGACCGCCGCGCTGAGTGGCCTGGGCAACGTGCTGTCGATACAGAAACGATACGCGGAGGCGGAGCGGGCCTTCCGCGAAGCCCTCTTCATCCAACAGCAGATATACGGCACTCTCGAGCATACCAACGCGGTCGCCTCGCTGATCAGCCTGGGCAACGTGCTGTTGAGCCAGGAGCAATACGCGGAGGCGGAGCGGACCTTCCGTGACGCCCTCGCCATTCAAGAGCGCCTGTACCGCACGCGCGTGAATGCCGACATGGCCATCTCTCTGCATGACCTGGGCCTCGTGTTGGTCTTGCAGGACCGATACAAAGGGGCCGAGCGGGCCTTCAACGAGGCCCTCGCCATTCAAGAGCGCGTGTACGGCACGCGTGAGCACGCCAACGTGGCCGTCTCGCTGCATGGCCTGGGTATCGTGTTGGCCTTCCAGGGTCGAGCCCCACTGGCCGAGCGGGTCTTCAACGAGGCCCTCGCCATTCAAGAGCGAGTGTACGGCACGCGGGAGCACGCCCATGTCGCAGCTTCGCTCAGTAGCCTGGGTAACGTGCTATCGAGCCAGGACCGATACAAAGAGGCCGAGCAGGCCTTCCGCGAGGCCCTCGCCATTCAAGAGCGAGTGTACGGCACGCGGAAGCACGCCCATGTGGCCATCTCGCTCAGTGGTCTGGGCAACGTCCTGTCGAGCCGGAGCCGGTACGAAGAGGCAGAACACATGTTCCGCGAAGCCCTCGCCATTCAAGAGCACGTGTACGGCTCACGCACGCACTCCAACGTAGCCATCTCGCTGCATGGCCTGGGCCTCGTGCTGGCCTCCCAGGACCGGTACGCAGAGGCCGAGCAGGCCTTCCGCGAAGCCCTCGCCATACAAGAAAGGGTGTACGGTACACACGAACGCGCCAACGTGGCTGCCTCACTGCATCGTTTGAGCGACGTGCTGTTCTCACAGCAAAAGAACGCCGAGGCCACGCAACTGCTCCGCGAGTCAAATGCCATTGAGAAGAGAATCTTCGGCGTTCGGGGCGGTGCGCATCCCCACCGCATACTGCAGTCCTTCGCTCAGTTGCGCCCGCTGGAGAGCAGGTGA
- a CDS encoding effector-associated domain EAD1-containing protein: MDLVLDGAQLKDFADALGEAFPSWDALKQLIRYRLGLQLNRFAAESGLDKTIAALLDRAESQGWLVLLLRQARRENPGNAALLKLEKELLPLFTTEQLQQLEKLVEKAPLESRQLEQLAKLSAPPGWILPPALGVENRPTMTFARLVDSLSSAQAQTAGPHPLLLFIQQLAREVGGTTARQLQTWLPEEAKATALPSSAKKPRPHTLRLFVKCESKKSDAGLPEDELFVTVWLWSMDEDQKPLSPIPERILDRTPTTLGKLPELLVQVLHEPKVTFALWQAQDRMTIEVCLRHKLLSQNVDAWPLTLGEEEDRVRLGFQYPLVVRPFERLYEARWRGWGLWRNKWEQLKQHQGMPEESPVEWVLPRDMGENLAERLGHTRILCVVIPARCESKLLQRSVDAGAPAVLTLRREDVTQEKAKRYFKKLLEGRLIELPERVHKARQQPSRPLVLEEHITLLWDDPDRLPPDAENESVLTAPTVG, from the coding sequence ATGGACCTGGTCCTGGATGGGGCACAGCTCAAGGATTTCGCCGACGCGCTCGGTGAGGCATTTCCCAGCTGGGATGCACTCAAGCAGCTCATCCGGTACCGGCTCGGGCTCCAACTCAATCGATTCGCCGCGGAGAGCGGCCTCGACAAGACGATCGCCGCCCTCCTGGATCGGGCCGAATCCCAGGGCTGGCTCGTGCTGCTGCTGCGGCAGGCCCGGCGGGAGAACCCTGGAAACGCGGCCCTTCTGAAGCTCGAGAAGGAGTTGCTCCCCCTCTTCACGACCGAGCAGCTCCAACAGCTCGAGAAGCTCGTCGAGAAAGCGCCCCTGGAGAGCCGGCAGCTCGAGCAGCTCGCGAAGCTCAGCGCGCCTCCCGGCTGGATATTGCCGCCGGCCCTGGGCGTGGAGAACAGGCCGACCATGACCTTCGCGCGCCTCGTGGACAGCCTCTCCAGCGCACAAGCCCAGACAGCCGGGCCGCATCCCCTCCTGCTGTTCATCCAGCAGCTCGCACGCGAGGTGGGTGGGACCACCGCCCGGCAGCTCCAGACGTGGCTCCCGGAAGAAGCGAAGGCCACCGCCCTCCCCTCGTCCGCCAAGAAACCTCGCCCCCACACACTTCGCCTCTTCGTGAAGTGCGAGTCGAAGAAGAGTGATGCCGGTCTTCCGGAGGATGAGCTCTTCGTCACGGTCTGGCTCTGGTCCATGGACGAGGATCAGAAGCCCCTCTCACCCATTCCCGAGCGCATCCTCGATCGCACCCCCACCACGCTGGGCAAGCTGCCCGAGCTGCTGGTCCAGGTGCTGCACGAGCCGAAGGTGACGTTCGCTCTCTGGCAGGCCCAGGATCGGATGACCATCGAGGTCTGCCTGCGCCACAAGCTCCTCTCGCAGAACGTGGACGCGTGGCCCCTCACCCTCGGAGAGGAAGAGGACAGAGTCAGGCTGGGCTTCCAGTATCCGCTCGTCGTCCGCCCCTTCGAGCGCCTCTACGAAGCACGGTGGAGGGGCTGGGGTCTGTGGCGGAACAAGTGGGAGCAGCTCAAGCAGCACCAGGGCATGCCCGAGGAGTCACCCGTGGAATGGGTCCTTCCCCGGGACATGGGCGAGAACCTCGCCGAGCGGCTGGGACACACCCGCATCCTCTGCGTCGTCATTCCGGCGCGCTGCGAGTCGAAGCTGCTCCAACGCAGCGTCGACGCGGGCGCCCCCGCCGTGCTGACCCTGCGGCGGGAAGACGTGACGCAGGAGAAGGCGAAGCGCTACTTCAAGAAGCTCCTGGAGGGCCGGCTCATCGAACTGCCGGAGCGCGTCCACAAGGCGCGCCAGCAGCCCAGCAGGCCCCTGGTCCTCGAGGAACACATCACCCTCTTGTGGGATGACCCCGACCGATTGCCTCCCGACGCGGAGAATGAATCGGTCCTCACCGCCCCCACCGTGGGCTGA